The region GCACGACTTGAGCGAACCTGCGCCCGTTCAACGCCACAGCACTGTTTGAGTCCGCGATGGTACTCCTCAATTGCCCAACCAACCTCGGCAAATTGCAGCCGTTGTAGCTCACCCATCCCCAGGTCATTGGTTGCCCAGTAATCAATGTCACCGTTTGGGGCAACCATCTTGAACACTTTGATGAACCCATAACCTTTGAGATGGAGCACCGTGCCAGTCGCCGCAAGCACGACCTTATGCAGAGGGCGATTGCCTGTATTGTCCGGGTTGACCTGCCGATTGCGCTTGAGTCGAGTCAACCAAATCCAACCATAATCTCGAATCAACTTAAGGTTCTCCAAGCTACTGTACCAACTATCAAACACCACACATCGGGGCGCAAACCCTCGTTCCTTGGCAGTTTCAAGCATCGAGCGGAAGTGGTCGTTTTTGGTNNNNNNNNNNNNNNNNNNNNNNNNNNNNNNNNNNNNNNNNNNNNNNNNNNNNNNNNNNNNNNNNNNNNNNNNNNNNNNNNNNNNNNNNNNNNNNNNNNNNCACCGATCGCCACCCCAACCGCGCCTCACAGATCGCCTCCTGGGTGTTTTCGCCATAACCGATCACCCCTCGCGACTGCCCTCACCGACAACCTTCTGGGCGCTTTCGCCACCACAAACAAAACTCAAACCACTGCCTCAACAACCAATCTTCTGGGCGTTTTCGGACAACCAGATCACCTCGAAACGCCAGTGCAACGACTGGATACGGAGCCAGCTAACGGTGAAGTTGTGCGGCGGCAGATAAGCTCGAACGCTCACCGATAACCTCTGTGCCGTCCGCACCAACGCAGTGTTAGCCGTCGCCACTACGTTCGATCTCGCGCTCAATAATCTCTTTGACAAACTCAGGCAGTTCCTTTTCTACGCTGACAGCCCTCTGCTTGAGCCTTTCATAAATCTCAATGTCATCTCCTTCCCAAAGCAGATCTATTCTCCTGACCTGTCGCATTGCAATATGCTCATAGCTTTCTGGGTACGCCCAGTAGCAGGATAGACAAATAGACTTATCCTTAATGCTGTTCCAGTTTTCGCAATGTTCGCATGACCATGATTTAGCTCGGTTAGCAGAGCCACAAAGCAACATGAAGTTTTCTGGGGCTAAATCTGGCTCACCATCAACTTCAAAAGGAACACGATGATCAATTTGCAACTCGCGTTCATCTACCTCTTCAAGATAAATAAAACACTTACATCCGTATCTGCTAATCAGCGCCTCTTTAATCTGCTTGGATAAACCTGTTCTTCCAGAAAGACGATTAAATCTTGCCTTGCTAATATCTCCAAACCGATATGCAGCTATCCTTCTGCCATCACTTCCAGTAACACGAAAAGTCTCTAACGGGATACCATTTTCTCTGACATCTCTAGCTGCTCTTGGAGGATGGTTATAACCGTAGGTTTCTTTCAACTCTTCAGTTGTAATAAATCCGTGTTGCAAGATGTGATCGATGACCGCCTTTGGTCTCTTTGCTGTTACAGAGCGACAAAGTTCCAAGAATTCATCGGGTAGCTGCTGCGAATTCTCCATGCTTTTCCAAGAGGGTTAGCTGCTTTGGTTTCTTGCCAATATAGCTAAAATCACAGATTTTAGTATTCATTAAGCTTTTGGATAAACTTGGCGACAAGTACAACGACTCAATTGTAGTTTCTTCCTTACCTAGCAATGTAGACTGTGAAGATCTGCCAACTTCGATTTCGATTCTTTCAAGATTTAAGCTTTTAGGAAGAGCCTTGCCAAAAGCCTTATCGCCCAATTTACCGTCATAACTGATAGCAAACACAGATCCCTTTCGGTTTAACCGTTCAAGGGCTAACACAAAATCGTCAAAATTTATCCCAGAAAGATATCTTGAATCTCTATTTCCGCATACACCTTGATACGGAGGATCCATATAAATAAAATCACCTTCCTGGGCTTGCTCTAATACTTCTCGATAATCCAAACTTGTAAACTTGCATTTGCCTTTGAGCAGACTAGATACACCTGCTATGTTTTTTCTCATTGTCTCGGGTCGTGTTCCTTTGCGTCTTTTGTCCGGACTCTGGTTGAACAATCCTTCAGAATTGTACCGAACCGAACCTTTAACGCATCTTGCAAGTAGATAAAGGAACAAATTTGGATCATTAGTCTCATTAAATTTTGACCTGACCTCAAAATAATGGGCTACAGAATTAGTATGTTGCTCATTCCATAGCTGTAAGTAAGAATTTGCTATTTCGTCTGGTCTCTCTATAGACAGTTCTAGTAGCTCGATTAGCGGCTTGTTCAAATCATTCAACCAAAAACTGTGGGTAAGCTGACTCGCAGACGTAGCAACACTAATCGCAGCAGTTCCAGCAAAAGGCTCTACAAGCCTTTTAATATTTTTCGGAAAAAACTGGAGGATGTGCTTTGCCAGATTCCTTTTACTGCCTTGATATTGGATGAAGTGGGGTAAATTCGCCATCGTCATACAAGAACAAATGATCTTGCAGCAGTTTACCACGATAGTTTGAGCTTGTCGCTCAACTCCAGCATTTTCTCAAGCGAAATAGAGGGGGCGAGGCTAAAACCCAAGACGGCTAACGGTGAAGCTCAACGGCGGGCGAGATCGCTCTCGGTTTCAGCCAGTATCTCTGTTCCGTCCGTTGCAGCGAGGTGTTAGCGCTTGGCGATCGCCCCTAATCTCCCCGTACCGACACCTCTCGGCAATCGCCCGTTTCTCCCAGCGCCAGAACCTCTCGGCGATCGCCCCCCGATACCTCTTGAGACTTTGAATATTGACCCAAGCCTATCGCGGCTCAACGTTTGCAGCCGACCCAAAAGCTGTTGGGACTTTTCAGGTTGACCGAGTTTTCAAAGAACCGAACCTCTGCAATTGGGGGCGAATCGCCCACCCACCTAAAAGCTGATAGAACCAAAGCGCTGTGGGCTAACATTGCCCATTACCCGCCGCAGACCACTTTATAAATTTCAGCAGATAACTTCTCGGCGAACGCGTACATGGGCATTGCTAGATCGGAATCGCACTTGCTTAGAATTTCTGTATTGGATGCCGCTTTTATGAACGCGCGCTCTTATTGTGTTCAATTAATCGGCGCGTTTGCTGGTTCACAACGCACCCTACAAGATTGGCGATCGCACGATTTTTGTTACTGTCCAGCTTGTCTTTGTAGTTGTAGTTGCATTAATTCTGATTCGTATGCAGAAGTAGCTAGACAGTGAAAATCTCGCATACCTACTAAATGTGCACCGGGATTTTGTCCATCCTGAAAACTACTCTGCACTTTTTCTGTGTACTCAGTACAGAGTCGTCGATGGGAGGCTATGTTGTCAGCTAATTCTCTCTCCCGTTGAGAGTAATTCGTGCTTGTTTGGGGCTGGGATTGCGGGTAATTTGGGGGGTGATACGGTGGTTGAACAGTCCTATCGTTTCCACAGGCTACCAAGTTAAATGTGAATGCAACAGAAATATATGGTAATACCCGCCGAAGGCTTTGTTGCATGAATCGGCTGAAACCCTTGCTACCCAGGACGTTCTCAATAAGTCTTCCAATTGCGAAAGTCCTGCTGCATAAGGCTTCCAAGGTATTTGTGCAACAAAGCCCCCGTCGAATAATATTGAGGCATAACATAGAAGGCTCTCCAAATCGCGCTATTATCTATGACTTTATATACAAGTCAAGGAGAGCCACCTGAAAATTGTAGTCCCTGAAACAAATATTCATCTCCGAGAGATGATTTGTAATTGGTTAGCAACAGTTGAGGATGGTAGTCTAACGACCAAGCTCACCGGACGCAGACAACCTTTGCCACTTAGCCAACCAACTATCGGCGTTCCGGTGCAGCGACTTGTTAGACATCTTTGCACTAAATTTCAATAACACCTGCTATTAACTTCCAACATGGATCTTCACCATCCCAATTAGGGGGTGCCCAAGGTATACTCAGACTTACAGTTACTAAGCAGGTGCCTTTGGGCTGATGTCCTGTCTCTAGCTTTTTAACGAACATTGGATCGGTGATTTTTGCGCCTGCTAAACGCTGACCGTCAGCAGCTTGAATAGTACCTCGCCATTCACTATTTCCTTTAGAACTTGTTCTTTGCTCCACAGAAAAGCTTACAACTTGGACAAGTTGAAGTGTACGACGTTGTTGAAATGGAAGATTTTGCAGATAGGAGGGATTGACGTACTTCCATGAATTGTGAAGTATATACGTAAAACCACTACAGTACCTTAGCAAATCAGTTGGCTGTGCTTTACCTAAATACTGCCATTGACCATTCAAGACTGAAAGATTTTCACATTCAAAGCCGAAATCATTCCCTGTATCGGCAAGAGGAATTCCCAAGATATCCAGTAACTCTGGTTCTCTACCTTCGACAATCCGCACAGGTTTTGGAATTCGACCATCTTCAGGGTATAAACTGTCACAAACGGGACGAATCCATTTGCCAGTGTCCAGGTCAATTCCAGCAATACAACGTTCTTCTAGCTTCCAAGAGTTAGCGAGACAAACTATCCTCTTCAAAGGTGACATATGTTAACATTTCCCCATCTATCGTTCAGATATTCAGCAACTAGACGACGATGACAGTGATGAGGTTTTGCTTCACTGCAAAGCAAGCAGGCACCATCGGCTAGATCCGGGGAAACTTTCTTTTCGATTTGACGATCAGCCATTAACTTTAAGAACTTTTGCTCGTATACCGACCAATCTCCCTTTTGCTTTTTATACTCATCGAGAATATCCTTGGTTGGAGCTAGATCTAAAATGTGAATATAGTCAATATCATCAATCGCTTTCAGGAAATACTCTAAGTCTGATCTTTTTGCAAATCCTGCCAATTGAGATACATTATTTAGGCGAGTATCGATAACTCTCTTAACACCTGCTCTTTTAAGGGTTTCAAAGAACTTTTGTGCGCTCTTTTGAGTGAAACCTATTGTGAACAAATTGACCTGACTCTTCATTCTCATCATTTCCTTTTTCTACATAAGCAATTTCATCGCTCTGAAGTTTGTAAGCTTTCCTCAAGCATTCTTCTCGCGTCGGCAAACCATTTTGTGAAAACAGGGAAAGTTGAGCTTCTTGTGTCTCGGAAAACTCTTTAAAGCCATGCTTGAGAAGCATTCTCTCTTCTAAATGCTCATGAGACTCTAAATCGCCATTTTTCAAAATGTGATTTATGGGTATGTCGAGATGACGTAAGTGCTGACAGACTAAGATTGCTCTGTGACAGATTAATGGATCTTTTTCGGCACACATTAGTGAAATCTTATGTTTCTTCAAACCATTTTGAATTTGCTTAATTCCTTCATGAAAGGCATCTGTAGCAGCAATTCGTTCATATACTGCTTTACCATCAATATAGCAATCTTGGTTATTAGGCCTTGCACCCAATTCCTGTCCCAGAAAAACATATTGAATTCCTTCTTTAGCAAGAAACTCTTGAAGGGATGCTCTGTTGAAGTGTGGCAAAAATCGGCTGTAGGGATGTGAACGTACATCAGCCACAGCAGTTACTCCATGCCTCCGCAGCAGGGAGATGAAAGCATCTATCTCATGATTAGAGTGACCGATACTGAACAACTCCATACTGCTCCTCAATTGCAACCTTAGCTATGCAATTTTAACTCATCCCTGCCTTCTACAGCAGTTCAAATGGCTCTTCTGGGTATCTGGTGATAAGCCAGCTTTATACAAGGCCTGGCAAGGGTTTCAGCCTCTCTGGCGAGGATAAAGTGTGTCCTATCATACAAGTTCAACCACAAACCCAGAAGAGCTGTTCAAATGCACTGAGCGCTTCATGAACCGGATTTAGTCCCGGATATGGACTAGCGAGGAGATGTCTAACGGCAAAGTTGTGCGGCGGTAAATAAACTCGAACTCAGCACCAAGATCTCTCGTTCGTCCGCACCAACGCAGTGTTAGACAGCAGCAACTGCGGCTCATAAAATGTGCCATACTCTAATCCGAGAAATGCTGCATTTTAGAGGTGCCATGATTTTAGTTTGGGGGCTGCTGATCGTTGTCGGTGTAGTCTTTATCGTTTGGGGAGCCGAAACCTTTGCTGAACATCTTGGTGCTGCCGCTGTCCGATTACAGGTTAGTTCATTTGCTTTAGCATTACTCCTAGCTGGAGCAGAACCCGAAGAACTGGCTACGGCAGTTGCTGCATCGCTAAGAGATGCTCCGGCGATCGCCTTTGGAGATGTGGTAGGCGCGAATATTGCGATTTGTCTAGTGGCATTGGGGGTAGGTGCATGGATTGCTCCTTTGCCCTTTAGTAAACGAGTCATGCGCTATGCCTTATTTGGCTTACCGATAGGCGTGATAGCGACTGGATTTGTTTGGGATGGAGAAATTAGTCGCCTTGAAGGACTGTTCTTGATTGGGTTGTATGTTCTCTATGTCGCCGTAATCTGGTGGATTGAGCGTAAACCGCCCGCTTTAGGCGAAACTGGGGAGTTGGAAGAAGCATCGGAGGAACTTGCTACCGAGCAAGCGAAAGGCATTCAACGCCGAGTTGGGAAAGAGCTACTCCTGGTTTTTGCTGGATTTGCTTCCATGATTGTAGGATCAATCCTACTGGTGGAAGCTGTGCGTCAAATCAGCCAAGTTGAAGCAACTCAAACCAAATTGGCACTCACGCTCGTTGGTTTTGCCACCGCTTTTGAACTGGTTATTCTGGCTTGGTCAACCGCGCGGCGAGGTGCGACTGAGGCGGCAGTTGCAGGCGTTGTGGGATCGTTTGCTTACAATGTGACGATGACGTTAGGGGCTGCTGCGATTGCCCGTCCTTTAAAGATTGTGGATGCTAGTCTGTTACATTTCCCACTCATTGCCATGTTGGGATCGCTAGCATTGGTCATTGTATTGGCATCATTCAAGGGCTTCCTTAACAAGACCGCAGGAGTTATTTTGCTGGCTGCCTACCCGCTTTTTCTTATCACCTTATTGATTGCATAGCGGCAACCTAGAACTAAGTGCATCACCGACAACCTCTCGGCTACTGCCCCAACCGACAACTCAAGCTGTCTAACGGTGAAGTTGTGCGGCGGCAGATAACCCTCGAACTCCCATAGATAACCTCTGTACCGTCCGCACCAACGCATTATTATGCCGCGCCGCTACAAGAGCTAGATGTGGCAACAGCTTAACCTAATTCTTACTTTGGCTGCTACGATCTAGGCAGAAGATTTAAGAGTTGGAGGGAGAAGCATGAGTTTGGTGATTTCAGACGACCTAGTAAGAGCTAGTGGCTTTTCAGAGAACGAGCTATTTTTGGAAATTGTGCTTATGCTGTTTCGCCAAGACAAAATTAGTTTGGGAAAAGCTAGTGAATTGATGGGGATGCATCGGATGCAGTTTCAAAAACTGCTGGCTGATCGAGGCATTTGCGTTCACTATGATGTTGCTGAGTTTCAGGAAGATCTTAAGACTCTACAGGAAACGGACTAGCAGTGATCATCGTAAGTAACACCTCACCAATTTCAAATTTGGCAAAGGTTGGGCAACTAAGCTTAATGCAACAAATCTATGGAAGGGTTTTGGTTCCGTGTGCAGTACATGAGGAATTATTGGACACAAGGGCTGGTGAAACTGTGATTACAGCAGTTCAATTAGCAACTTGGATGGAAATTCAGTCAGTACAGAATCGAGAATTGGTTGATGAGTTAAGAACTCGCGTCAATATTGGAGAGGCTGAAGCGATCGCGCTAGCTG is a window of Leptolyngbyaceae cyanobacterium JSC-12 DNA encoding:
- a CDS encoding hypothetical protein (IMG reference gene:2510097205~PFAM: Protein of unknown function, DUF488), giving the protein MELFSIGHSNHEIDAFISLLRRHGVTAVADVRSHPYSRFLPHFNRASLQEFLAKEGIQYVFLGQELGARPNNQDCYIDGKAVYERIAATDAFHEGIKQIQNGLKKHKISLMCAEKDPLICHRAILVCQHLRHLDIPINHILKNGDLESHEHLEERMLLKHGFKEFSETQEAQLSLFSQNGLPTREECLRKAYKLQSDEIAYVEKGNDENEESGQFVHNRFHSKERTKVL
- a CDS encoding hypothetical protein (IMG reference gene:2510097202), which encodes MLCLNIIRRGLCCTNTLEALCSRTFAIGRLIENVLGSKGFSRFMQQSLRRVLPYISVAFTFNLVACGNDRTVQPPYHPPNYPQSQPQTSTNYSQRERELADNIASHRRLCTEYTEKVQSSFQDGQNPGAHLVGMRDFHCLATSAYESELMQLQLQRQAGQ
- a CDS encoding hypothetical protein (IMG reference gene:2510097204~PFAM: Protein of unknown function, DUF488) — protein: MFTIGFTQKSAQKFFETLKRAGVKRVIDTRLNNVSQLAGFAKRSDLEYFLKAIDDIDYIHILDLAPTKDILDEYKKQKGDWSVYEQKFLKLMADRQIEKKVSPDLADGACLLCSEAKPHHCHRRLVAEYLNDRWGNVNICHL
- a CDS encoding putative nucleic acid-binding protein (IMG reference gene:2510097208), with product MIIVSNTSPISNLAKVGQLSLMQQIYGRVLVPCAVHEELLDTRAGETVITAVQLATWMEIQSVQNRELVDELRTRVNIGEAEAIALAVEVTATRLLIDERLGRQAATERGLTVTGVLGILLAAKCWVFFWRQNDKG
- a CDS encoding transposase family protein (IMG reference gene:2510097199~PFAM: Transposase DDE domain~manually curated~partial gene), which codes for TKNDHFRSMLETAKERGFAPRCVVFDSWYSSLENLKLIRDYGWIWLTRLKRNRQVNPDNTGNRPLHKVVLAATGTVLHLKGYGFIKVFKMVAPNGDIDYWATNDLGMGELQRLQFAEVGWAIEEYHRGLKQCCGVERAQVRSSRAQRNHVGLAIRAFLRLEVHMWTTGISWYEAKAAIVRDAIRSFLAAPRFILNPTA
- a CDS encoding putative small protein (IMG reference gene:2510097207~PFAM: Uncharacterised protein family (UPF0175)), giving the protein MSLVISDDLVRASGFSENELFLEIVLMLFRQDKISLGKASELMGMHRMQFQKLLADRGICVHYDVAEFQEDLKTLQETD
- a CDS encoding Ca2+/Na+ antiporter (IMG reference gene:2510097206~PFAM: Sodium/calcium exchanger protein) — translated: MILVWGLLIVVGVVFIVWGAETFAEHLGAAAVRLQVSSFALALLLAGAEPEELATAVAASLRDAPAIAFGDVVGANIAICLVALGVGAWIAPLPFSKRVMRYALFGLPIGVIATGFVWDGEISRLEGLFLIGLYVLYVAVIWWIERKPPALGETGELEEASEELATEQAKGIQRRVGKELLLVFAGFASMIVGSILLVEAVRQISQVEATQTKLALTLVGFATAFELVILAWSTARRGATEAAVAGVVGSFAYNVTMTLGAAAIARPLKIVDASLLHFPLIAMLGSLALVIVLASFKGFLNKTAGVILLAAYPLFLITLLIA
- a CDS encoding DNA adenine methylase Dam (IMG reference gene:2510097201~PFAM: D12 class N6 adenine-specific DNA methyltransferase~TIGRFAM: DNA adenine methylase (dam)), with the translated sequence MANLPHFIQYQGSKRNLAKHILQFFPKNIKRLVEPFAGTAAISVATSASQLTHSFWLNDLNKPLIELLELSIERPDEIANSYLQLWNEQHTNSVAHYFEVRSKFNETNDPNLFLYLLARCVKGSVRYNSEGLFNQSPDKRRKGTRPETMRKNIAGVSSLLKGKCKFTSLDYREVLEQAQEGDFIYMDPPYQGVCGNRDSRYLSGINFDDFVLALERLNRKGSVFAISYDGKLGDKAFGKALPKSLNLERIEIEVGRSSQSTLLGKEETTIESLYLSPSLSKSLMNTKICDFSYIGKKPKQLTLLEKHGEFAAATR
- a CDS encoding hypothetical protein (IMG reference gene:2510097203), with product MSPLKRIVCLANSWKLEERCIAGIDLDTGKWIRPVCDSLYPEDGRIPKPVRIVEGREPELLDILGIPLADTGNDFGFECENLSVLNGQWQYLGKAQPTDLLRYCSGFTYILHNSWKYVNPSYLQNLPFQQRRTLQLVQVVSFSVEQRTSSKGNSEWRGTIQAADGQRLAGAKITDPMFVKKLETGHQPKGTCLVTVSLSIPWAPPNWDGEDPCWKLIAGVIEI
- a CDS encoding hypothetical protein (IMG reference gene:2510097200), whose translation is MENSQQLPDEFLELCRSVTAKRPKAVIDHILQHGFITTEELKETYGYNHPPRAARDVRENGIPLETFRVTGSDGRRIAAYRFGDISKARFNRLSGRTGLSKQIKEALISRYGCKCFIYLEEVDERELQIDHRVPFEVDGEPDLAPENFMLLCGSANRAKSWSCEHCENWNSIKDKSICLSCYWAYPESYEHIAMRQVRRIDLLWEGDDIEIYERLKQRAVSVEKELPEFVKEIIEREIERSGDG